The proteins below are encoded in one region of Grus americana isolate bGruAme1 chromosome 25, bGruAme1.mat, whole genome shotgun sequence:
- the LOC129196473 gene encoding polymeric immunoglobulin receptor-like isoform X1, whose protein sequence is MAVLFLLAALLQEPVSSTLYGSRFLTGEVGGSVTHQCFYSIMPANKHDRKYWCKLAASGVCYTIISTTGYTSKNHAGRVSLEDIPQHGTFRVTMTELKKSDTGTYRCGIGTTNRDLYVSLNLTVSADAGALGPTELIRGELRGSVTVLCPPGDTRGGEKRFWCKVGRTSCTLIADTDGYMGRSYQGRIFITPQDSSGAFKILINDLKKEDSGLYRCGTGRLSSQDSPRVVALQVTAASALPKRPKFLSGTVGGSLSVKCHYDPKGNYEQKYLCRWKEARCLLLVDADGFVHESYEGRIQIASSDQESGTYTVVMSHLREEDAGWYWCGAKNGHTEHTSSVKLLIQKEASSSQDPETSTLVKPTLSSSLTTHSTPTQRSITGLTHATGTTTETTSALLPTAPPSTFVTSPGEVYRESSSHESRLLPVVLPALILLICITIAILALTKIKLQKETGEERNAVGNLEAVPIRAGLNPVKQQTMEETPSPGTPHECRTDSGKCAWAFSGTGTASVVSLGRRG, encoded by the exons ATGGCGGTTCTCTTTCTCTTAGCAGCTTTGCTGCAAG aGCCAGTCTCAAGTACCTTGTACGGATCCAGGTTTTTGACAGGTGAGGTCGGAGGATCAGTCACCCATCAGTGCTTCTACTCCATCATGCCAGCCAACAAACACGACCGAAAATATTGGTGCAAATTAGCAGCAAGCGGAGTTTGCTACACCATCATTTCTACAACCGGCTACACCTCGAAGAACCACGCGGGGCGAGTGTCTCTCGAGGACATCCCCCAGCACGGCACCTTCAGAGTGACGATGACAGAACTGAAGAAGAGCGACACGGGGACCTACCGATGTGGCATTGGCACCACCAACAGGGACCTGTACGTCAGCCTGAACCTGACGGTTTCGGCAG ATGCTGGTGCGTTGGGACCAACCGAGCTCATCCGAGGGGAGCTCCGTGGCTCTGTCACCGTCCTCTGCCCGCCCGGGGACACCCGAGGTGGCGAGAAGAGGTTCTGGTGCAAAGTGGGGAGAACCAGCTGCACTCTCATAGCCGACACCGATGGCTACATGGGAAGGAGTTACCAAGGACGAATCTTTATCACTCCTCAGGACAGCTCTGGAGCTTTCAAAATCTTAATAAATGacttaaaaaaggaagactcgGGGCTGTACAGGTGCGGGACGGGAAGGCTTAGCAGTCAGGACAGCCCACGGGTGGTGGCTCTGCAGGTGACCGCAG CCTCCGCCCTTCCCAAGAGACCAAAATTTCTGAGCGGCACAGTCGGAGGCTCGCTGTCCGTGAAGTGCCACTATGATCCCAAGGGGAACTACGAGCAGAAGTATCTGTGCCGGTGGAAGGAAGCTCGCTGCTTGCTGCTCGTGGACGCGGACGGGTTTGTGCACGAGTCCTACGAAGGGCGAATACAAATAGCCAGCAGCGACCAGGAAAGTGGGACTTACACAGTGGTGATGAGCCACCTGAGAGAGGAGGATGCAGGATGGTACTGGTGTGGGGCCAAAAACGGGCACACAGAGCACACGTCCTCTGTGAAGCTGCTCATCCAGAAGG aaGCCTCCTCTTCGCAAGACCCAGAAACATCCACTCTTGTGAAACCCACTTTATCATCAAGTCTGACCACCCACAGCACGCCCACGCAGAGGAGCATCACGGGTCTGACGCATGCGACGGGCACCACCACCGAGACCACCAGCGCCCTGCTgcccactgccccccccagcaccttcGTGACGTCCCCAGGCGAAGTCTATCGTGAGAG CTCATCACATGAATCACGCCTGCTCCCAGTTGTGTTACCGGCTCTCATTTTGCTGATTTGCATCACTATCGCTATTCTTGCCCTGACCAAAATAAAGCTTCAAAAGGAGACGG gggaagaaaggaacGCCGTAGGAAACCTGGAAGCAGTGCCGATTCGGGCTGGTCTGAACCCTGTAAAACAGCAAACGATGGAGGAAACCCCGAGTCCGGGAACACCGCACGAATGCAGGACAGACTCTGGCAAATGTGCGTGGGCGTTTTCTGGAACTGGCACTGCAAGTGTCGTCTCCCTTGGTAGAAGAGGataa
- the LOC129196473 gene encoding polymeric immunoglobulin receptor-like isoform X4, which yields MAVLFLLAALLQEPVSSTLYGSRFLTGEVGGSVTHQCFYSIMPANKHDRKYWCKLAASGVCYTIISTTGYTSKNHAGRVSLEDIPQHGTFRVTMTELKKSDTGTYRCGIGTTNRDLYVSLNLTVSADAGALGPTELIRGELRGSVTVLCPPGDTRGGEKRFWCKVGRTSCTLIADTDGYMGRSYQGRIFITPQDSSGAFKILINDLKKEDSGLYRCGTGRLSSQDSPRVVALQVTAASALPKRPKFLSGTVGGSLSVKCHYDPKGNYEQKYLCRWKEARCLLLVDADGFVHESYEGRIQIASSDQESGTYTVVMSHLREEDAGWYWCGAKNGHTEHTSSVKLLIQKEASSSQDPETSTLVKPTLSSSLTTHSTPTQRSITGLTHATGTTTETTSALLPTAPPSTFVTSPGEVYRESSSHESRLLPVVLPALILLICITIAILALTKIKLQKETG from the exons ATGGCGGTTCTCTTTCTCTTAGCAGCTTTGCTGCAAG aGCCAGTCTCAAGTACCTTGTACGGATCCAGGTTTTTGACAGGTGAGGTCGGAGGATCAGTCACCCATCAGTGCTTCTACTCCATCATGCCAGCCAACAAACACGACCGAAAATATTGGTGCAAATTAGCAGCAAGCGGAGTTTGCTACACCATCATTTCTACAACCGGCTACACCTCGAAGAACCACGCGGGGCGAGTGTCTCTCGAGGACATCCCCCAGCACGGCACCTTCAGAGTGACGATGACAGAACTGAAGAAGAGCGACACGGGGACCTACCGATGTGGCATTGGCACCACCAACAGGGACCTGTACGTCAGCCTGAACCTGACGGTTTCGGCAG ATGCTGGTGCGTTGGGACCAACCGAGCTCATCCGAGGGGAGCTCCGTGGCTCTGTCACCGTCCTCTGCCCGCCCGGGGACACCCGAGGTGGCGAGAAGAGGTTCTGGTGCAAAGTGGGGAGAACCAGCTGCACTCTCATAGCCGACACCGATGGCTACATGGGAAGGAGTTACCAAGGACGAATCTTTATCACTCCTCAGGACAGCTCTGGAGCTTTCAAAATCTTAATAAATGacttaaaaaaggaagactcgGGGCTGTACAGGTGCGGGACGGGAAGGCTTAGCAGTCAGGACAGCCCACGGGTGGTGGCTCTGCAGGTGACCGCAG CCTCCGCCCTTCCCAAGAGACCAAAATTTCTGAGCGGCACAGTCGGAGGCTCGCTGTCCGTGAAGTGCCACTATGATCCCAAGGGGAACTACGAGCAGAAGTATCTGTGCCGGTGGAAGGAAGCTCGCTGCTTGCTGCTCGTGGACGCGGACGGGTTTGTGCACGAGTCCTACGAAGGGCGAATACAAATAGCCAGCAGCGACCAGGAAAGTGGGACTTACACAGTGGTGATGAGCCACCTGAGAGAGGAGGATGCAGGATGGTACTGGTGTGGGGCCAAAAACGGGCACACAGAGCACACGTCCTCTGTGAAGCTGCTCATCCAGAAGG aaGCCTCCTCTTCGCAAGACCCAGAAACATCCACTCTTGTGAAACCCACTTTATCATCAAGTCTGACCACCCACAGCACGCCCACGCAGAGGAGCATCACGGGTCTGACGCATGCGACGGGCACCACCACCGAGACCACCAGCGCCCTGCTgcccactgccccccccagcaccttcGTGACGTCCCCAGGCGAAGTCTATCGTGAGAG CTCATCACATGAATCACGCCTGCTCCCAGTTGTGTTACCGGCTCTCATTTTGCTGATTTGCATCACTATCGCTATTCTTGCCCTGACCAAAATAAAGCTTCAAAAGGAGACGG GATAA
- the LOC129196473 gene encoding polymeric immunoglobulin receptor-like isoform X2, which produces MAVLFLLAALLQEPVSSTLYGSRFLTGEVGGSVTHQCFYSIMPANKHDRKYWCKLAASGVCYTIISTTGYTSKNHAGRVSLEDIPQHGTFRVTMTELKKSDTGTYRCGIGTTNRDLYVSLNLTVSADAGALGPTELIRGELRGSVTVLCPPGDTRGGEKRFWCKVGRTSCTLIADTDGYMGRSYQGRIFITPQDSSGAFKILINDLKKEDSGLYRCGTGRLSSQDSPRVVALQVTAASALPKRPKFLSGTVGGSLSVKCHYDPKGNYEQKYLCRWKEARCLLLVDADGFVHESYEGRIQIASSDQESGTYTVVMSHLREEDAGWYWCGAKNGHTEHTSSVKLLIQKASSSQDPETSTLVKPTLSSSLTTHSTPTQRSITGLTHATGTTTETTSALLPTAPPSTFVTSPGEVYRESSSHESRLLPVVLPALILLICITIAILALTKIKLQKETGEERNAVGNLEAVPIRAGLNPVKQQTMEETPSPGTPHECRTDSGKCAWAFSGTGTASVVSLGRRG; this is translated from the exons ATGGCGGTTCTCTTTCTCTTAGCAGCTTTGCTGCAAG aGCCAGTCTCAAGTACCTTGTACGGATCCAGGTTTTTGACAGGTGAGGTCGGAGGATCAGTCACCCATCAGTGCTTCTACTCCATCATGCCAGCCAACAAACACGACCGAAAATATTGGTGCAAATTAGCAGCAAGCGGAGTTTGCTACACCATCATTTCTACAACCGGCTACACCTCGAAGAACCACGCGGGGCGAGTGTCTCTCGAGGACATCCCCCAGCACGGCACCTTCAGAGTGACGATGACAGAACTGAAGAAGAGCGACACGGGGACCTACCGATGTGGCATTGGCACCACCAACAGGGACCTGTACGTCAGCCTGAACCTGACGGTTTCGGCAG ATGCTGGTGCGTTGGGACCAACCGAGCTCATCCGAGGGGAGCTCCGTGGCTCTGTCACCGTCCTCTGCCCGCCCGGGGACACCCGAGGTGGCGAGAAGAGGTTCTGGTGCAAAGTGGGGAGAACCAGCTGCACTCTCATAGCCGACACCGATGGCTACATGGGAAGGAGTTACCAAGGACGAATCTTTATCACTCCTCAGGACAGCTCTGGAGCTTTCAAAATCTTAATAAATGacttaaaaaaggaagactcgGGGCTGTACAGGTGCGGGACGGGAAGGCTTAGCAGTCAGGACAGCCCACGGGTGGTGGCTCTGCAGGTGACCGCAG CCTCCGCCCTTCCCAAGAGACCAAAATTTCTGAGCGGCACAGTCGGAGGCTCGCTGTCCGTGAAGTGCCACTATGATCCCAAGGGGAACTACGAGCAGAAGTATCTGTGCCGGTGGAAGGAAGCTCGCTGCTTGCTGCTCGTGGACGCGGACGGGTTTGTGCACGAGTCCTACGAAGGGCGAATACAAATAGCCAGCAGCGACCAGGAAAGTGGGACTTACACAGTGGTGATGAGCCACCTGAGAGAGGAGGATGCAGGATGGTACTGGTGTGGGGCCAAAAACGGGCACACAGAGCACACGTCCTCTGTGAAGCTGCTCATCCAGAAGG CCTCCTCTTCGCAAGACCCAGAAACATCCACTCTTGTGAAACCCACTTTATCATCAAGTCTGACCACCCACAGCACGCCCACGCAGAGGAGCATCACGGGTCTGACGCATGCGACGGGCACCACCACCGAGACCACCAGCGCCCTGCTgcccactgccccccccagcaccttcGTGACGTCCCCAGGCGAAGTCTATCGTGAGAG CTCATCACATGAATCACGCCTGCTCCCAGTTGTGTTACCGGCTCTCATTTTGCTGATTTGCATCACTATCGCTATTCTTGCCCTGACCAAAATAAAGCTTCAAAAGGAGACGG gggaagaaaggaacGCCGTAGGAAACCTGGAAGCAGTGCCGATTCGGGCTGGTCTGAACCCTGTAAAACAGCAAACGATGGAGGAAACCCCGAGTCCGGGAACACCGCACGAATGCAGGACAGACTCTGGCAAATGTGCGTGGGCGTTTTCTGGAACTGGCACTGCAAGTGTCGTCTCCCTTGGTAGAAGAGGataa
- the LOC129196473 gene encoding polymeric immunoglobulin receptor-like isoform X3, with product MPANKHDRKYWCKLAASGVCYTIISTTGYTSKNHAGRVSLEDIPQHGTFRVTMTELKKSDTGTYRCGIGTTNRDLYVSLNLTVSADAGALGPTELIRGELRGSVTVLCPPGDTRGGEKRFWCKVGRTSCTLIADTDGYMGRSYQGRIFITPQDSSGAFKILINDLKKEDSGLYRCGTGRLSSQDSPRVVALQVTAASALPKRPKFLSGTVGGSLSVKCHYDPKGNYEQKYLCRWKEARCLLLVDADGFVHESYEGRIQIASSDQESGTYTVVMSHLREEDAGWYWCGAKNGHTEHTSSVKLLIQKEASSSQDPETSTLVKPTLSSSLTTHSTPTQRSITGLTHATGTTTETTSALLPTAPPSTFVTSPGEVYRESSSHESRLLPVVLPALILLICITIAILALTKIKLQKETGEERNAVGNLEAVPIRAGLNPVKQQTMEETPSPGTPHECRTDSGKCAWAFSGTGTASVVSLGRRG from the exons ATGCCAGCCAACAAACACGACCGAAAATATTGGTGCAAATTAGCAGCAAGCGGAGTTTGCTACACCATCATTTCTACAACCGGCTACACCTCGAAGAACCACGCGGGGCGAGTGTCTCTCGAGGACATCCCCCAGCACGGCACCTTCAGAGTGACGATGACAGAACTGAAGAAGAGCGACACGGGGACCTACCGATGTGGCATTGGCACCACCAACAGGGACCTGTACGTCAGCCTGAACCTGACGGTTTCGGCAG ATGCTGGTGCGTTGGGACCAACCGAGCTCATCCGAGGGGAGCTCCGTGGCTCTGTCACCGTCCTCTGCCCGCCCGGGGACACCCGAGGTGGCGAGAAGAGGTTCTGGTGCAAAGTGGGGAGAACCAGCTGCACTCTCATAGCCGACACCGATGGCTACATGGGAAGGAGTTACCAAGGACGAATCTTTATCACTCCTCAGGACAGCTCTGGAGCTTTCAAAATCTTAATAAATGacttaaaaaaggaagactcgGGGCTGTACAGGTGCGGGACGGGAAGGCTTAGCAGTCAGGACAGCCCACGGGTGGTGGCTCTGCAGGTGACCGCAG CCTCCGCCCTTCCCAAGAGACCAAAATTTCTGAGCGGCACAGTCGGAGGCTCGCTGTCCGTGAAGTGCCACTATGATCCCAAGGGGAACTACGAGCAGAAGTATCTGTGCCGGTGGAAGGAAGCTCGCTGCTTGCTGCTCGTGGACGCGGACGGGTTTGTGCACGAGTCCTACGAAGGGCGAATACAAATAGCCAGCAGCGACCAGGAAAGTGGGACTTACACAGTGGTGATGAGCCACCTGAGAGAGGAGGATGCAGGATGGTACTGGTGTGGGGCCAAAAACGGGCACACAGAGCACACGTCCTCTGTGAAGCTGCTCATCCAGAAGG aaGCCTCCTCTTCGCAAGACCCAGAAACATCCACTCTTGTGAAACCCACTTTATCATCAAGTCTGACCACCCACAGCACGCCCACGCAGAGGAGCATCACGGGTCTGACGCATGCGACGGGCACCACCACCGAGACCACCAGCGCCCTGCTgcccactgccccccccagcaccttcGTGACGTCCCCAGGCGAAGTCTATCGTGAGAG CTCATCACATGAATCACGCCTGCTCCCAGTTGTGTTACCGGCTCTCATTTTGCTGATTTGCATCACTATCGCTATTCTTGCCCTGACCAAAATAAAGCTTCAAAAGGAGACGG gggaagaaaggaacGCCGTAGGAAACCTGGAAGCAGTGCCGATTCGGGCTGGTCTGAACCCTGTAAAACAGCAAACGATGGAGGAAACCCCGAGTCCGGGAACACCGCACGAATGCAGGACAGACTCTGGCAAATGTGCGTGGGCGTTTTCTGGAACTGGCACTGCAAGTGTCGTCTCCCTTGGTAGAAGAGGataa
- the LOC129196473 gene encoding polymeric immunoglobulin receptor-like isoform X5, producing MAVLFLLAALLQEPVSSTLYGSRFLTGEVGGSVTHQCFYSIMPANKHDRKYWCKLAASGVCYTIISTTGYTSKNHAGRVSLEDIPQHGTFRVTMTELKKSDTGTYRCGIGTTNRDLYVSLNLTVSADAGALGPTELIRGELRGSVTVLCPPGDTRGGEKRFWCKVGRTSCTLIADTDGYMGRSYQGRIFITPQDSSGAFKILINDLKKEDSGLYRCGTGRLSSQDSPRVVALQVTAASALPKRPKFLSGTVGGSLSVKCHYDPKGNYEQKYLCRWKEARCLLLVDADGFVHESYEGRIQIASSDQESGTYTVVMSHLREEDAGWYWCGAKNGHTEHTSSVKLLIQKEASSSQDPETSTLVKPTLSSSLTTHSTPTQRSITGLTHATGTTTETTSALLPTAPPSTFVTSPGEVYRERTAASSS from the exons ATGGCGGTTCTCTTTCTCTTAGCAGCTTTGCTGCAAG aGCCAGTCTCAAGTACCTTGTACGGATCCAGGTTTTTGACAGGTGAGGTCGGAGGATCAGTCACCCATCAGTGCTTCTACTCCATCATGCCAGCCAACAAACACGACCGAAAATATTGGTGCAAATTAGCAGCAAGCGGAGTTTGCTACACCATCATTTCTACAACCGGCTACACCTCGAAGAACCACGCGGGGCGAGTGTCTCTCGAGGACATCCCCCAGCACGGCACCTTCAGAGTGACGATGACAGAACTGAAGAAGAGCGACACGGGGACCTACCGATGTGGCATTGGCACCACCAACAGGGACCTGTACGTCAGCCTGAACCTGACGGTTTCGGCAG ATGCTGGTGCGTTGGGACCAACCGAGCTCATCCGAGGGGAGCTCCGTGGCTCTGTCACCGTCCTCTGCCCGCCCGGGGACACCCGAGGTGGCGAGAAGAGGTTCTGGTGCAAAGTGGGGAGAACCAGCTGCACTCTCATAGCCGACACCGATGGCTACATGGGAAGGAGTTACCAAGGACGAATCTTTATCACTCCTCAGGACAGCTCTGGAGCTTTCAAAATCTTAATAAATGacttaaaaaaggaagactcgGGGCTGTACAGGTGCGGGACGGGAAGGCTTAGCAGTCAGGACAGCCCACGGGTGGTGGCTCTGCAGGTGACCGCAG CCTCCGCCCTTCCCAAGAGACCAAAATTTCTGAGCGGCACAGTCGGAGGCTCGCTGTCCGTGAAGTGCCACTATGATCCCAAGGGGAACTACGAGCAGAAGTATCTGTGCCGGTGGAAGGAAGCTCGCTGCTTGCTGCTCGTGGACGCGGACGGGTTTGTGCACGAGTCCTACGAAGGGCGAATACAAATAGCCAGCAGCGACCAGGAAAGTGGGACTTACACAGTGGTGATGAGCCACCTGAGAGAGGAGGATGCAGGATGGTACTGGTGTGGGGCCAAAAACGGGCACACAGAGCACACGTCCTCTGTGAAGCTGCTCATCCAGAAGG aaGCCTCCTCTTCGCAAGACCCAGAAACATCCACTCTTGTGAAACCCACTTTATCATCAAGTCTGACCACCCACAGCACGCCCACGCAGAGGAGCATCACGGGTCTGACGCATGCGACGGGCACCACCACCGAGACCACCAGCGCCCTGCTgcccactgccccccccagcaccttcGTGACGTCCCCAGGCGAAGTCTATCGTGAGAG GACGGCTGCGAGCAGCTCTTAG